A single region of the Lactobacillus isalae genome encodes:
- a CDS encoding NCS2 family permease yields the protein MNFIKNYFHLEKLGTNVRTEFIAGLTTFISMSYILFVNPSVLGASGMNTGAVFTATALAAALGTAIMGIVANYPIGEAPALGINAFFAYTVCIGMKVSWQTALASVFVASIIFILITLFKLREKIIDSIPSDLKFAISSGIGLFIAFLGLQNGGLIVANKSTLVGLGSLHNPLVWITIFGLIVTVILMILGVPGAIFIGMIAASIFGICTGQIAVPHKFISLAPSLAPTFGQAIFHIKDINSLQMWVVVLTFLLVTFFDTAGTLIGLAQQAGFMKNNKMPRVGKALAADSTAMMFGSIFGTSPVGAFVESSAGIAVGGRSGLTAVFVAIFFLISMIFSPLLGVFTTQVTAPALIIVGVLMAQNTAHIHWNKLEIAVPAFLILLGMPLTYSISDGLALGMITYPICMVSAKRGKEVSPMMWVLFVVFIIFLWVLNFK from the coding sequence ATGAATTTTATTAAAAACTACTTTCATTTAGAAAAGTTAGGAACTAATGTTAGAACTGAATTTATCGCTGGTCTAACCACTTTTATCAGTATGTCTTATATCCTTTTCGTTAACCCAAGCGTTCTTGGCGCTAGCGGAATGAATACAGGAGCTGTATTCACTGCCACTGCTTTAGCTGCTGCTCTTGGTACAGCAATCATGGGTATTGTAGCTAACTATCCAATTGGTGAAGCACCTGCTTTAGGAATCAACGCTTTCTTCGCCTATACTGTATGTATTGGCATGAAGGTATCTTGGCAAACTGCTTTAGCCAGTGTTTTCGTTGCATCAATCATCTTTATTTTAATTACCTTATTTAAATTAAGAGAAAAGATCATTGATTCAATCCCTTCAGACTTAAAATTTGCAATTTCATCAGGTATTGGTTTATTTATTGCTTTCTTAGGTTTACAAAATGGTGGCTTAATCGTTGCTAATAAGTCAACTTTAGTGGGTTTAGGTTCACTTCATAATCCACTTGTTTGGATTACAATTTTCGGTTTAATCGTTACTGTAATCTTAATGATCTTAGGTGTTCCAGGCGCAATTTTTATCGGAATGATTGCTGCATCCATTTTTGGAATCTGCACTGGTCAAATCGCTGTACCTCATAAGTTTATTTCTTTAGCACCAAGCCTTGCACCAACTTTTGGTCAAGCAATTTTCCATATTAAAGATATTAACTCACTTCAAATGTGGGTGGTTGTTTTAACTTTCTTACTTGTTACGTTCTTTGATACTGCTGGTACTTTAATCGGTCTTGCTCAACAAGCTGGCTTCATGAAAAACAATAAAATGCCACGTGTTGGTAAAGCCTTGGCAGCTGATTCTACTGCTATGATGTTTGGTTCAATCTTCGGTACTTCACCAGTTGGTGCCTTTGTTGAATCAAGTGCTGGTATTGCAGTTGGTGGACGTTCTGGTTTAACTGCTGTCTTTGTTGCCATTTTCTTCTTAATCTCAATGATCTTTAGTCCATTGCTTGGCGTCTTCACTACTCAAGTAACTGCTCCTGCCTTAATTATTGTTGGAGTTTTAATGGCACAAAACACTGCGCATATTCACTGGAATAAGTTAGAAATTGCTGTTCCTGCCTTCTTAATTCTACTAGGTATGCCACTTACCTACTCAATTTCTGACGGTTTGGCATTAGGAATGATTACTTACCCAATTTGTATGGTTTCTGCAAAACGTGGTAAAGAAGTTAGCCCAATGATGTGGGTACTGTTTGTAGTATTTATCATCTTCTTGTGGGTTTTAAACTTTAAGTAA
- a CDS encoding DUF4143 domain-containing protein — translation MPESINQIVPRDYLNNIYQNIFLGDMVTHNKVRNVESLRLLISKIAETVMHEVSYNRLVKSVRQTGNSISVPVAINYVDYAKEAYLLFDIKNFASKFSERESIPKFYFLDNGLLNLFLFKKEAALLENIVALTLYNQYGKDLYYLHSIKNKIDLDFYLPNERTAIQVAWELDDFSREREVNALLTLAEKDKNISEYKIITYEQEEIIEENNVKIKIIPLYKFLLEHSRKQ, via the coding sequence TTGCCTGAAAGCATAAATCAAATTGTACCACGTGACTATTTAAATAATATTTACCAAAATATCTTTTTAGGAGATATGGTAACTCATAACAAAGTAAGAAATGTAGAATCGCTACGTTTGTTGATATCTAAAATTGCTGAAACAGTTATGCACGAGGTTTCATATAATAGATTAGTTAAAAGTGTTAGACAAACTGGTAATTCAATAAGTGTGCCGGTTGCTATTAATTACGTAGATTACGCTAAAGAAGCATATTTATTATTTGATATAAAGAATTTTGCCAGCAAATTTTCAGAACGAGAAAGTATACCCAAATTCTATTTTTTAGATAATGGACTGTTAAACCTATTTTTATTTAAAAAAGAAGCTGCGTTGTTAGAAAATATTGTAGCTTTAACTTTATATAATCAATATGGGAAAGACTTATATTATTTGCATTCAATTAAAAATAAAATTGATTTAGATTTTTATTTACCAAATGAAAGGACAGCAATTCAAGTGGCCTGGGAATTAGATGATTTTTCAAGAGAACGAGAAGTTAATGCGCTACTTACTTTGGCTGAAAAAGATAAAAATATTAGCGAATATAAGATAATTACCTATGAACAAGAAGAAATAATTGAAGAAAATAATGTAAAAATTAAGATAATACCGTTATATAAATTTTTACTCGAACATAGTAGAAAGCAATAA
- a CDS encoding putative holin-like toxin codes for MLLFGTFLLALLTYIDHHKK; via the coding sequence ATGCTTTTGTTTGGTACGTTTTTGTTAGCCCTGCTAACTTACATCGACCACCACAAAAAATAA
- a CDS encoding MerR family transcriptional regulator, with protein MQEKYSIGEVAAMLEVSTRTLRFYDEKGLVKPAYTEENGYRFYEKEQIRQIELILFLKDLGFSLKQIKMLIQDQRGKQSLELLLKQQYQENKQKIKKLTAKQKQIEHLQKIGVLSAALTNFSDITSIMRKENKMTTVRRKILIFLIMLIIIELIGISLMYALRLSPIIVIVIAVLGAVFFSKYYYDRVEYVCPNCGNIFIPSFLAFNLAPHTPKFRKLTCPKCGKKSYCLEISRE; from the coding sequence ATGCAAGAAAAATATTCAATTGGTGAAGTAGCTGCGATGCTAGAAGTAAGTACACGTACTCTAAGATTCTATGATGAAAAAGGACTTGTTAAACCAGCATATACGGAAGAGAACGGCTATCGTTTTTATGAAAAAGAACAGATAAGGCAGATAGAATTAATTTTGTTTCTAAAAGATCTTGGCTTTTCGTTGAAACAAATAAAAATGCTCATTCAAGATCAGCGTGGAAAGCAATCGCTTGAGTTGCTTTTAAAGCAGCAGTATCAAGAAAACAAACAAAAAATTAAAAAATTGACTGCAAAGCAAAAACAGATAGAACATTTACAAAAAATAGGTGTTTTATCTGCCGCATTAACTAATTTTTCTGACATTACAAGCATTATGAGAAAAGAAAACAAAATGACTACAGTAAGACGAAAAATATTAATTTTTCTAATTATGTTAATAATAATTGAATTGATAGGTATTAGCTTAATGTATGCATTACGATTAAGTCCGATTATAGTTATAGTGATAGCTGTATTAGGAGCTGTATTTTTTTCAAAATACTATTACGACCGTGTTGAATATGTATGTCCTAATTGCGGGAATATCTTTATTCCGTCATTTTTAGCCTTTAATTTAGCTCCACATACACCTAAGTTTAGAAAATTAACTTGTCCAAAATGTGGAAAGAAATCGTATTGCTTAGAAATTAGCAGAGAATAA
- a CDS encoding NCS2 family permease, with the protein MNSIGNFFHLNENHTSFKTEFLAGLTTFVSMSYILFVNPSVLGASGMNKGALFTATALSAAFTCIVMGLVANYPIASAPTLGLNAFFTYTVCLGMHVKWETALAAVFVASILFILLTVFKVREMIIDAIPSDIKYAISAGIGLFIAFIGLQGGKLISKSDSTLVTVGALNNPLVWITIFGLVVTIFLMIAKVPGAIFIGMIVAAVFGIAIGQIPMPKAFISGVPSLSPIFGQAVFHISDINTVQMWIVVFTFLLVTFFDTTGTLIGLVQQAGLMKDNKMPRAGEALAADSSGMLVGSVLGTSPVGAFVESSAGIAVGGRTGLTAVWVGIFFLISTIFSPILSVFTTQVTAPALIIVGVLMAENLAHVHWTDLEIAIPCFLIALGMPLTYSISDGLGWGLIIYPVSMLAAKRFKEITPMMWILFFVFVIYFVVLNVK; encoded by the coding sequence ATGAATTCAATTGGTAATTTTTTCCATTTAAATGAAAATCACACTTCATTTAAAACAGAGTTTTTAGCTGGGTTAACTACTTTTGTAAGTATGTCTTATATTCTTTTTGTTAACCCATCCGTTTTAGGAGCAAGTGGCATGAATAAGGGAGCGCTATTTACCGCAACTGCTTTATCTGCTGCTTTCACGTGTATTGTAATGGGACTAGTTGCCAATTACCCTATTGCTTCTGCACCAACCTTAGGACTTAACGCATTCTTTACGTATACGGTCTGCCTGGGAATGCATGTTAAATGGGAGACCGCCTTGGCTGCTGTTTTTGTTGCTTCGATTCTTTTTATCTTATTAACTGTATTTAAAGTACGTGAGATGATTATCGATGCCATCCCTAGCGACATTAAATATGCGATCTCAGCTGGTATTGGTTTATTTATTGCCTTTATCGGTCTTCAAGGCGGTAAGTTAATTAGTAAAAGTGATTCTACCTTAGTTACTGTTGGTGCTTTGAACAATCCACTTGTTTGGATCACAATCTTTGGTTTAGTTGTGACTATTTTTTTAATGATTGCTAAGGTTCCTGGGGCAATTTTTATCGGGATGATCGTAGCTGCTGTCTTTGGAATTGCTATTGGTCAAATTCCAATGCCAAAAGCATTCATCTCAGGCGTTCCAAGTCTTTCACCAATTTTTGGTCAAGCTGTTTTCCATATTAGCGACATTAATACTGTACAAATGTGGATCGTTGTCTTCACTTTCTTGCTTGTCACTTTCTTTGATACTACTGGTACTTTGATCGGACTTGTTCAACAAGCCGGCTTAATGAAAGACAACAAAATGCCACGTGCCGGTGAAGCTTTAGCAGCTGACTCCTCGGGTATGTTAGTTGGTTCCGTTCTTGGTACTTCACCAGTTGGTGCCTTTGTTGAATCAAGTGCTGGTATCGCAGTTGGCGGTAGAACTGGTTTAACTGCTGTCTGGGTTGGTATTTTCTTCTTAATCTCAACCATCTTCAGTCCAATCCTAAGTGTCTTTACCACTCAAGTAACCGCGCCTGCTTTAATTATTGTTGGAGTATTAATGGCTGAAAACTTAGCACACGTTCACTGGACTGATCTTGAAATTGCAATTCCTTGTTTCTTAATCGCACTCGGTATGCCTCTTACCTATTCAATTTCAGACGGTCTTGGCTGGGGCTTAATTATTTACCCAGTATCAATGCTGGCTGCTAAGAGATTCAAAGAAATCACACCAATGATGTGGATTTTATTCTTTGTCTTCGTCATTTACTTCGTAGTTCTGAATGTGAAATAA
- a CDS encoding NCS2 family permease, producing the protein MQFLDKVFHLEDAHTNVKRELIAALTTFVSLSYILFVNPNILSAAGINKGAAFTVTAIATAIGCFLMGFIANYPIALAPTLGSAAFFSYNVVIGMHINWQTALASVLVASILFILITVLKLREKVVDAIPQDLKYAISAGIGLFIAFIGLQNGKLIVDNKSSLVGLGSFNNPAVWITLFGLILTVILMAAKVPGSIFIGMIVTAIFGMVIGQIPMPHGIVSGAPSIAPTFGQAVFHLKDINTPQLFMVVLTFLLVTFFDTAGTLIGMTQQAGMVDKNGKIPRIGKAFLSDSLAMVEGSVLGTAPLGTSVESSAGIAMGGRTGLTAIFVGILFLISMIFSPLLAVIPTTVTAPALIIVGVLMAGNLKYIHWDNFEIAFPSFLVVVGMPLTYSISDGLALGMIAYPITMIASKRYKEVSPMMYILFVIFVIFFLITNMG; encoded by the coding sequence ATGCAATTTTTAGATAAAGTCTTTCATTTAGAGGATGCACATACTAATGTCAAACGCGAATTAATCGCTGCTCTTACCACGTTTGTCTCATTATCATACATCCTTTTTGTTAACCCTAATATTTTAAGTGCAGCTGGTATTAATAAAGGAGCCGCCTTCACTGTTACTGCAATCGCAACTGCAATTGGTTGTTTCTTAATGGGATTTATTGCCAACTACCCAATTGCTTTAGCACCAACTCTTGGTAGTGCTGCCTTTTTCTCATATAACGTAGTCATTGGAATGCACATCAACTGGCAAACTGCCTTAGCTAGTGTGTTAGTTGCTTCAATTTTATTCATTTTAATTACCGTTTTAAAATTACGTGAAAAAGTTGTCGACGCTATTCCTCAAGACCTAAAGTATGCAATCTCAGCAGGTATTGGTCTATTCATTGCTTTTATCGGTTTACAAAACGGTAAATTAATCGTTGATAATAAATCTTCTCTAGTTGGTTTAGGCTCATTCAATAATCCAGCTGTTTGGATTACCTTATTTGGTTTAATTCTAACTGTCATTTTAATGGCTGCTAAAGTTCCTGGTTCAATTTTCATCGGGATGATAGTAACTGCTATCTTCGGAATGGTAATTGGTCAAATTCCAATGCCACATGGTATCGTTTCTGGTGCGCCAAGTATTGCACCAACTTTTGGTCAAGCAGTCTTTCATTTAAAGGACATTAATACACCGCAACTATTTATGGTTGTTTTGACATTCTTATTAGTTACTTTCTTTGATACTGCTGGTACTTTAATTGGAATGACGCAACAAGCTGGGATGGTTGATAAGAATGGTAAGATTCCACGCATCGGTAAAGCATTCTTGTCCGATTCACTTGCTATGGTTGAAGGTTCCGTTCTTGGTACTGCGCCACTCGGTACATCTGTTGAATCAAGTGCTGGTATCGCAATGGGTGGTAGAACTGGTTTAACTGCAATTTTCGTTGGTATTTTGTTCTTAATCTCAATGATTTTTAGTCCACTGCTAGCAGTAATTCCAACCACTGTAACTGCTCCAGCTTTAATTATCGTTGGGGTATTGATGGCAGGAAATCTTAAATACATTCACTGGGATAACTTTGAAATCGCTTTTCCATCATTCTTAGTTGTTGTTGGTATGCCATTAACATACTCCATCTCTGATGGTTTAGCCTTAGGAATGATTGCTTACCCAATTACAATGATCGCTTCTAAGCGCTACAAAGAAGTATCGCCAATGATGTACATTTTATTTGTAATATTCGTTATCTTCTTCCTTATTACAAATATGGGATAA
- a CDS encoding peptide deformylase produces MSVKPIIHDEISLKFKSMPATKQDLTAANDLKETLLANNGKAAGLAANMIGIQKRIIALFVGPLPIVMLNPIIVFKSDKYLAYEGCLSLEGERPTERYKKITVKYQNENFETRQQEFSDFVAEVIQHEVDHCNGILI; encoded by the coding sequence ATGTCAGTTAAACCTATCATTCATGATGAAATTTCTTTAAAATTCAAATCTATGCCTGCTACCAAACAAGACTTAACGGCAGCCAATGACTTAAAGGAGACCTTACTCGCCAATAATGGCAAAGCCGCTGGACTTGCTGCAAATATGATTGGTATACAAAAACGAATTATCGCCTTATTTGTTGGTCCGCTTCCAATTGTGATGCTCAATCCAATTATTGTTTTTAAATCTGATAAATATCTAGCTTATGAGGGATGTCTTTCTTTAGAAGGAGAGCGTCCAACTGAAAGATATAAGAAAATCACAGTGAAATATCAAAATGAAAACTTTGAAACTCGTCAACAAGAATTCTCTGATTTTGTCGCTGAAGTAATTCAGCATGAAGTTGATCATTGTAATGGTATTTTGATTTAG
- a CDS encoding beta-glucoside-specific PTS transporter subunit IIABC — MAKMDYPKDAETIVHALGGKGNIKRVFHCMTRVRVYVKKKNLVDEQTIQNLPEVTGTNWNNDQFQIICGTYVGGIYDELVNLGVPNDDTDTSQNVTDKNEGIVSKIVDAIAGCMTPIIPALTAAGMIKVVLALCTTFKWVSQTSSTYQVINFAADAMYYFLPFFIAASAAKVFRVNQSLALLIAGVFLHPNFVKMVLAKAPILFFGIPVFKYDYSYSVIPIILMVWIMSYITKFAKKVSPDIIRLILEPTLIIIISVPLALLIVGPIGGILGTWLAEAIKFLSTHLGFVIVGLLAAAFPYIVMTGMHHALTPIGLNAVATGGDTLIFVSQVCSNVAQGGAALAVAVKSRQKDMKQLGSATGISALMGITEPALYGVTLKLKRPLVAATIAAGIGGLVGGLLQVTLYIPQNCLLALPAFVGGHKPMLNFAFGVIMILVSFILSFILTLVMGFEGDSKHKVALAENVTQVNESSQSDVEQVVVHTPTTVYAPISGKVLSLSEVPDKTFADKTMGDGIAINPVEGKVYAPDDGKIVSIMSTKHGVMLQTKDGVQLLIHIGMDTVNLKGKYFTAHVKTGDSVKKGDLLVEFDQKAIEKEGYNLITPIIILNSKDYQEIKPTSKVNIVVGDKLLSLE, encoded by the coding sequence ATGGCAAAGATGGATTATCCTAAAGATGCGGAAACTATTGTTCATGCTTTAGGAGGAAAAGGCAATATTAAACGTGTCTTTCATTGTATGACCCGAGTTAGAGTTTATGTAAAAAAGAAAAATTTAGTTGACGAACAAACTATCCAAAATCTACCTGAGGTAACCGGAACTAATTGGAATAACGATCAATTTCAAATTATTTGTGGTACATATGTTGGTGGGATATACGATGAATTAGTAAATTTGGGTGTTCCAAATGATGATACGGATACTAGTCAAAATGTTACTGATAAAAACGAAGGTATAGTATCTAAAATTGTGGATGCCATTGCGGGCTGTATGACACCTATTATTCCTGCCTTAACTGCAGCAGGTATGATTAAAGTTGTTCTAGCTCTATGTACAACTTTTAAGTGGGTTTCACAAACTAGTAGTACGTATCAAGTTATTAACTTTGCTGCAGATGCAATGTATTACTTCTTACCATTCTTTATTGCGGCCAGTGCAGCAAAAGTATTTAGAGTTAATCAATCCTTAGCATTATTAATTGCAGGTGTATTTTTACATCCTAATTTTGTAAAGATGGTTTTAGCTAAGGCACCAATTTTATTCTTTGGAATACCGGTTTTTAAATATGATTATTCATATTCGGTAATTCCTATCATTTTGATGGTCTGGATTATGTCATACATTACCAAATTTGCCAAGAAAGTTTCGCCCGATATAATTAGACTTATTTTAGAACCTACATTAATAATTATAATCAGTGTACCTTTAGCATTATTAATTGTAGGACCAATTGGTGGTATTTTAGGTACTTGGTTAGCAGAAGCAATAAAATTCTTATCTACTCATCTTGGATTCGTTATTGTTGGATTACTAGCAGCAGCATTTCCATATATTGTGATGACGGGGATGCACCATGCTCTTACACCAATAGGGTTAAATGCTGTGGCTACCGGTGGCGATACCTTAATCTTTGTTTCTCAAGTATGTTCAAATGTTGCACAGGGTGGTGCCGCTTTAGCGGTAGCAGTTAAATCAAGACAAAAAGATATGAAACAACTAGGAAGCGCTACGGGTATTTCAGCTTTAATGGGAATAACTGAGCCTGCACTTTATGGTGTAACACTTAAATTAAAGCGTCCCTTAGTTGCTGCAACAATTGCTGCTGGAATTGGCGGTTTAGTTGGTGGACTTCTTCAAGTAACTTTGTACATCCCTCAAAATTGTTTGCTGGCATTACCCGCTTTTGTAGGTGGTCATAAGCCAATGTTAAATTTCGCATTTGGTGTAATTATGATCTTAGTATCATTTATCTTATCCTTCATTCTAACCTTAGTTATGGGATTTGAAGGAGACAGCAAACATAAAGTAGCTCTAGCCGAAAATGTAACCCAAGTGAATGAAAGTTCACAATCAGATGTTGAGCAAGTAGTGGTTCATACTCCTACTACTGTGTATGCTCCAATTTCTGGAAAGGTATTATCATTAAGTGAAGTTCCCGATAAAACTTTTGCTGATAAAACAATGGGTGATGGGATTGCTATTAATCCTGTCGAAGGAAAAGTATATGCACCAGATGATGGTAAAATTGTTTCAATTATGAGTACAAAGCATGGTGTAATGTTACAAACTAAAGACGGAGTACAATTACTCATTCATATTGGTATGGATACAGTTAATCTAAAAGGAAAATATTTCACAGCTCATGTTAAAACTGGAGATAGCGTAAAGAAAGGTGACTTGTTAGTTGAATTTGATCAGAAAGCAATTGAAAAGGAAGGCTATAATTTAATTACTCCAATTATTATTTTAAACAGTAAAGACTATCAAGAAATTAAACCAACTTCAAAGGTAAATATTGTAGTTGGAGATAAATTATTAAGCCTAGAATGA
- the gtfA gene encoding sucrose phosphorylase yields the protein MKLQNKTMLITYADSLGNNLNDLSEILDKYFEGAIGGVHVLPIFPSTGDRGFSPTRYDEIDPKFGTWKDFEKLGKKYYLMLDFMINHISKHSEYYKDFQENGENSKYKDLFLDWNKFWPEGRPTKADIDQIYKRKDKAPYQEITFADGSKSKLWNTFGDEQIDLDVRTKATQEFIKNSVRTLAKHQASLIRLDAFAYAIKKLDANDFFVEPEIWELLDQVKDDLKGTDAKILPEIHEHYTMPMKVAKHGYYIYDFALPMVLLYSLYSGKSDRLASWLRKCPMKQFTTLDTHDGIGVVDAKDVLTDDELEYTTNELYKVGANVSRKYSSAEYHNLDIYQINTTYYSALGNDDKKYFLARLLQVFAPGIPQIYYVGLLAGKNDLKLLEETKEGRNINRHYYSKEEIAKEVNRPVVQSLIKLLKFRNEEAAFDLDGTINVETPSENEIVIQRSNKNQSHVAQATVNLKDLSYKVKVNGQEVRF from the coding sequence TTGAAATTGCAAAATAAAACAATGCTAATTACATATGCGGATAGCCTGGGAAATAATCTAAATGATCTATCAGAGATACTAGATAAGTATTTTGAAGGCGCCATTGGAGGAGTACATGTCTTGCCTATTTTTCCTTCGACAGGAGATAGGGGATTCTCACCAACTAGGTATGATGAAATAGATCCCAAGTTTGGCACATGGAAGGACTTTGAAAAGCTTGGCAAAAAGTATTATTTAATGCTTGATTTTATGATTAATCATATTTCTAAGCATTCTGAATATTATAAGGATTTTCAAGAGAATGGTGAAAATAGTAAATATAAAGACTTATTTTTAGATTGGAATAAGTTCTGGCCAGAAGGGAGACCTACTAAGGCAGATATTGATCAGATTTATAAAAGAAAAGACAAGGCTCCGTACCAAGAAATTACGTTTGCGGATGGAAGCAAATCAAAATTATGGAATACTTTTGGGGATGAGCAAATTGACTTAGACGTCAGAACAAAAGCAACGCAGGAGTTCATCAAAAATTCAGTACGAACTTTGGCTAAGCACCAAGCAAGTTTAATTAGACTAGATGCTTTTGCGTACGCGATTAAAAAATTAGATGCTAATGATTTCTTTGTAGAACCTGAAATTTGGGAGTTGCTAGATCAGGTAAAAGATGATCTTAAAGGAACAGACGCTAAGATTTTACCTGAAATTCATGAGCATTATACGATGCCAATGAAGGTAGCAAAGCATGGATATTATATTTATGATTTTGCTTTGCCGATGGTTTTACTTTATTCACTCTATAGCGGAAAGTCGGACCGTTTGGCCAGCTGGCTTAGAAAATGTCCAATGAAGCAATTTACTACTTTAGATACTCATGATGGTATTGGAGTAGTAGATGCCAAAGATGTTTTGACTGATGACGAATTAGAGTATACGACTAACGAACTGTATAAGGTGGGAGCTAATGTAAGCCGAAAATATTCTAGTGCTGAGTATCACAATTTGGATATTTATCAAATTAATACGACATATTACTCGGCCCTGGGAAATGATGATAAGAAATACTTCTTAGCTCGCTTACTTCAAGTCTTTGCACCAGGAATACCACAAATATACTATGTAGGATTATTGGCTGGAAAGAATGACTTAAAGTTACTTGAGGAGACTAAAGAAGGCCGAAATATTAACAGGCATTATTATTCTAAAGAAGAAATTGCAAAGGAAGTTAATAGGCCAGTTGTTCAGTCGCTGATTAAACTACTTAAGTTTAGAAATGAGGAAGCAGCCTTTGACTTAGACGGAACAATTAATGTTGAGACACCGAGTGAAAATGAGATTGTAATTCAAAGAAGTAATAAGAACCAGTCTCATGTAGCCCAAGCTACAGTTAACTTAAAGGATTTAAGCTACAAGGTTAAGGTTAATGGTCAAGAAGTTAGGTTTTGA
- a CDS encoding LacI family DNA-binding transcriptional regulator translates to MKVSITDVAKKAQVSIATVSRVINQNGYVAPETRKLVEAAIKSTGYHLPQHHLVNHTQNKVVEVILPSITNPLYAKFYQEIEKNLSKENYLSLLKIDNDSTHTLLPYLDALKKGKISGIITSSNLPISDKDANEHLPIVSFDRHLDKVTVLKCNNLDGGYKIAQKVLSLGKKNILILSGNRADLYPLNDRLKGMLSVFNHYKVNVKTTYIDFESSMMVKKIQIAQIIDLPKFDAICCTDDVTALLVKQHTDEMNYHPLITGFDGTDFIHSFFPELITVKQPIEDIAKLMCEILIKKIYHPSKHFEPEYIFPVTLLD, encoded by the coding sequence ATGAAAGTATCAATTACTGATGTCGCCAAAAAAGCTCAAGTATCTATTGCTACAGTTTCACGCGTTATTAATCAAAATGGCTACGTTGCTCCAGAAACTAGAAAATTAGTAGAAGCAGCTATTAAAAGTACTGGCTATCACTTACCCCAACATCATCTAGTCAATCATACGCAAAATAAGGTGGTTGAGGTTATCCTCCCTTCCATAACTAACCCACTCTACGCAAAATTTTATCAAGAAATTGAAAAAAATCTGTCTAAAGAAAATTACTTAAGTTTACTAAAAATAGACAATGATTCCACACATACATTACTTCCTTATTTAGATGCCTTAAAAAAGGGAAAAATCTCAGGTATTATAACTTCTTCGAACTTACCCATTTCAGATAAAGACGCCAATGAACACTTACCTATAGTTTCATTTGATCGTCATTTAGACAAAGTTACGGTCCTTAAGTGTAATAACTTAGATGGCGGCTATAAAATTGCACAAAAAGTTTTAAGTCTTGGCAAAAAAAATATCCTAATTCTATCGGGAAATCGCGCGGACTTATACCCTCTTAATGACCGCCTTAAAGGGATGCTTTCGGTATTTAATCACTATAAGGTTAATGTAAAAACAACATATATTGATTTCGAGAGTTCAATGATGGTTAAAAAAATCCAAATTGCACAAATTATCGACTTACCAAAATTTGATGCAATTTGTTGCACCGATGACGTTACCGCCTTATTAGTCAAGCAACATACTGATGAAATGAACTATCATCCTTTAATTACCGGTTTTGATGGAACAGACTTCATTCATAGTTTCTTTCCAGAATTAATTACGGTTAAGCAACCAATTGAAGATATTGCAAAATTGATGTGCGAGATTTTGATTAAAAAAATTTATCATCCAAGTAAGCACTTTGAGCCAGAGTATATTTTTCCAGTAACGTTACTAGACTAA
- a CDS encoding beta-carotene 15,15'-monooxygenase, with protein sequence MDDKRWIELAKRKKQDKYFGIISLLIVVMMVFFTVKNIGWLLTFIVVAVILYFWIDVEQMLEDSKVIRRTQKSIFVVLGAAYELMSIIFAFTNLDFLLVAFGIISAGYLGFKTNAVLRKDLKNENLKFADSMIATFLGIIVASLVVALAPRDILWLFLLIFASAYNLLHLIVRIKIEHDGTNRKL encoded by the coding sequence ATGGATGATAAAAGATGGATTGAATTAGCCAAAAGGAAAAAACAGGATAAGTATTTTGGAATTATCAGCTTACTGATTGTAGTTATGATGGTCTTTTTTACTGTAAAAAACATCGGCTGGCTACTCACTTTTATTGTGGTGGCGGTTATTCTTTATTTCTGGATTGATGTTGAACAGATGCTAGAAGATAGCAAGGTAATTAGGCGCACGCAAAAGAGTATCTTTGTTGTTCTTGGGGCAGCTTATGAACTTATGAGTATTATTTTTGCTTTTACTAATTTAGATTTTTTATTGGTAGCATTTGGAATTATCAGTGCTGGATATTTAGGATTTAAAACTAATGCAGTCTTGCGTAAAGACCTGAAGAACGAAAACTTAAAGTTTGCCGATAGCATGATAGCAACTTTTTTAGGAATAATAGTTGCGTCATTAGTAGTTGCATTAGCTCCACGAGATATTCTTTGGCTGTTTCTGTTAATTTTTGCTTCGGCGTATAACTTACTTCACTTGATTGTCAGAATTAAGATTGAGCACGATGGAACGAATCGAAAATTATAG